One genomic window of Mucilaginibacter sp. SJ includes the following:
- a CDS encoding RNA polymerase sigma factor: MKQYSDAQLLLELQGGNDGAFREIYERYADKLIAFALKKTQNEDEAMDMVQELFLSIWKNRNTIQVNGALEAYLMVSVNYMSYKWYKKQSSKPRPLDDVSELQETYEHTTDQKLSLAELHLLINQEIADMPEKMRQVYLCSREQDMTGPQIAEFLGLSHQTVRNQISNALSRLRKSVQKYYNVIPFDNYGRFLLLIIFFKRL, encoded by the coding sequence GTGAAACAATATTCGGATGCACAACTTTTACTTGAACTGCAGGGCGGTAATGATGGGGCATTCAGGGAAATTTATGAGCGTTATGCTGATAAATTAATTGCTTTCGCGTTAAAGAAAACACAAAATGAGGATGAAGCGATGGATATGGTACAGGAGCTGTTCCTCTCCATATGGAAAAATCGCAATACTATCCAGGTAAATGGTGCGCTTGAAGCCTACCTCATGGTTTCTGTTAATTACATGAGCTATAAGTGGTATAAAAAGCAAAGCAGCAAGCCACGCCCGTTAGATGATGTTTCCGAATTACAGGAAACTTACGAGCATACCACCGACCAAAAACTTTCCCTTGCCGAATTGCACCTGTTGATAAACCAGGAAATTGCGGATATGCCCGAAAAGATGCGCCAGGTGTATTTGTGCAGCCGTGAGCAGGACATGACCGGCCCGCAGATTGCCGAGTTTTTAGGCTTATCACACCAAACAGTGCGCAACCAGATCAGCAACGCCTTAAGCAGGTTAAGAAAATCCGTACAGAAATATTATAACGTTATCCCTTTTGACAATTACGGCCGCTTTTTGCTGCTGATAATTTTTTTCAAACGCTTATAG
- a CDS encoding family 16 glycoside hydrolase, whose product MHCFNQSPKLFGRKKFWIACVCLLGCQQLRAQNTVPLTDLSFFDNPSPNWKVAAGAQADIAQDEVLTTKDGSGILVNLPGKKDAKDLFTKTTYGDADLELDYMMARGSNSGIYLQGRYEIQLLDSWGTVNPKSGDNGGIYERWDDSKPEGQQGYDGHAPRQNGSRAPGLWQHMKISFQAPRFDGNGQKISNAKVLYVWLNGVLIQDNVELAGPTRGAFDNKEAAIGPLRLQGDHGPVAFRNIRITSFDKPHPAISNLKYGVYKDGVIEGDSYKKLKPESDGTSPVLSSNQGKLTNDFLIRYTGNIQIKEAGEYVFKLNVPGGKGKLRIDGVDAVTLTENKGEGKAQLQPGDHPFELLYSKTVEWARPALGLTVSGPGIREYLLSDANVSNNDPVDPILINATSNTVLRSFSDLPGGIRVTHGVNVGSPELLHYTYDLDKGMIVELWRGGFLDATPMWHDRGDGSSRPAGSVQYLGKPVPAIEKLSDANAAWALDTAGTGYRPKGYVLNADDVPAFKYNIYGTSVNDASSVMDKGQGIHREVTLANAVDGLFYHLASGNIETLGNGLYVIDDKSYYIRIDDAAGAKPIVRDAGGKQELIIPIQKKLTYSIIF is encoded by the coding sequence ATGCATTGCTTTAATCAATCTCCTAAGCTCTTCGGCAGAAAAAAGTTTTGGATAGCATGTGTTTGCCTGCTGGGTTGCCAGCAACTCAGGGCGCAAAACACGGTACCTCTTACTGATCTTTCTTTTTTTGATAATCCATCACCCAATTGGAAAGTAGCAGCCGGCGCACAGGCTGATATTGCGCAGGATGAAGTTTTAACCACTAAAGATGGTAGCGGGATTTTGGTAAACCTGCCCGGCAAAAAGGACGCAAAAGACCTGTTTACCAAAACCACTTATGGCGATGCCGATCTGGAGCTTGATTATATGATGGCCAGGGGGTCAAATTCGGGTATTTATTTGCAGGGGCGTTATGAAATTCAGCTTTTAGATAGCTGGGGAACGGTGAACCCTAAATCGGGAGATAATGGTGGCATTTATGAACGCTGGGACGATAGCAAGCCCGAAGGTCAGCAAGGTTACGATGGCCATGCGCCAAGGCAAAATGGCAGCCGTGCGCCGGGTTTGTGGCAGCACATGAAAATTTCGTTCCAGGCGCCGCGCTTTGATGGCAACGGCCAAAAGATCAGCAACGCCAAGGTCCTTTACGTTTGGCTCAATGGTGTTTTGATCCAGGATAATGTTGAGCTTGCCGGGCCAACCCGCGGAGCTTTTGACAATAAGGAAGCGGCAATTGGTCCGCTACGTTTGCAGGGTGATCATGGCCCGGTAGCTTTCAGGAATATCAGGATAACCAGTTTTGACAAGCCTCACCCTGCAATTTCAAACCTGAAATACGGGGTTTATAAAGATGGGGTTATTGAGGGAGATAGTTATAAGAAACTAAAACCCGAATCAGACGGAACTTCGCCCGTATTGTCATCAAACCAGGGTAAGCTTACCAATGATTTCCTAATCCGTTATACTGGCAATATTCAAATTAAAGAAGCTGGTGAATACGTTTTTAAACTAAATGTACCGGGTGGTAAAGGCAAGTTGCGTATTGACGGAGTTGATGCGGTTACGTTAACCGAAAACAAGGGTGAGGGCAAGGCCCAGTTACAGCCCGGCGATCATCCGTTTGAATTACTCTACTCAAAAACTGTCGAATGGGCCAGGCCGGCTTTAGGGCTTACGGTGTCAGGCCCGGGCATTCGCGAGTATTTATTGAGCGATGCCAATGTCAGCAACAATGATCCTGTTGATCCTATTTTGATTAATGCAACTTCAAATACTGTATTACGGAGCTTTTCTGATTTACCGGGAGGTATCAGGGTTACCCATGGTGTAAATGTAGGCAGCCCTGAACTGTTGCATTACACTTACGATTTAGATAAAGGAATGATTGTTGAACTCTGGCGTGGTGGTTTCTTAGATGCCACCCCCATGTGGCATGACAGGGGCGATGGCTCATCGCGCCCGGCTGGTTCTGTACAATACCTTGGCAAACCTGTCCCCGCTATCGAAAAGCTGAGCGATGCAAATGCCGCCTGGGCTTTGGATACTGCCGGCACAGGATACAGGCCCAAAGGCTATGTTTTGAATGCCGACGATGTTCCTGCATTTAAGTACAATATTTATGGCACTTCGGTAAATGATGCCAGCAGTGTGATGGATAAAGGCCAGGGCATTCACCGGGAAGTAACACTTGCCAATGCAGTAGACGGTCTGTTTTATCACCTGGCATCGGGCAATATCGAAACGCTTGGCAATGGATTATATGTCATTGACGATAAATCTTACTATATCCGTATTGATGATGCAGCAGGCGCCAAACCTATTGTTCGGGATGCGGGAGGAAAGCAGGAACTCATCATCCCCATTCAAAAGAAATTAACCTATTCTATCATTTTTTAA
- a CDS encoding c-type cytochrome, with amino-acid sequence MNNTLKQMINKGTFLFTLIIIALLSDIKNTFAQAESPKEDDFFKIMKVPAPEGTILEVGGLCTLPNGTLAVTTRRGDIFMVENPTGQHPFFRKFASGLHEVLGAAWKDGALYVVQRGELTKLVDTNMDGKADVFETIYAWPLSGNYHEYSFGPKIAPDGSFFVTLNLGFPPDWWHPKSFVPYRGWALNIKEDGTVTPWAAGLRSPCGISMIDGELWYSDNQGDWVGSGSIMPIKKGAFMGHPSSLVWTGLPNSPLKLTSEQFFAKNNPRIEFDKNGQPVKPQDIVNEKFKTEFEAKKEIPELQLPAVWLPHGILGISNSEIVKIPEGAFGPFAGQLLICDQGQSMVDRVFLEKVNGEYQGAAWAFRSGFQSGIVRLAWLPDGSLAAGETNRGWGSAGEATMGLQRLVWNNKVPFEMRAIRAMPDGFEIEFTKPVDKKVAEDIASYSVESYIYKYHGVYGSPPVNTEKCPIAGVKVSADGLKARLIVNNLRKYYIHTITLAGIRDKENYFNLVHPTAYYTLNNIPEGQKLSMTEVSTINSAKAAAAADLKKGVAGKKAATVKSVVGLNAVPTYAEVQPILLKNTCLSCHNATKRQVGPAYVDVAKRKYSVAELIQLIHSPKPEHWPDYSTPMPPMPQVPKEDARKIALWIKSLAK; translated from the coding sequence ATGAACAATACTTTAAAACAAATGATAAACAAGGGCACGTTTTTATTTACGCTTATAATTATCGCGCTGTTGAGCGATATCAAAAATACTTTTGCCCAGGCCGAATCGCCTAAAGAAGATGATTTTTTTAAGATCATGAAAGTGCCAGCGCCTGAGGGTACTATCCTGGAAGTTGGCGGTTTGTGTACGCTGCCTAATGGCACCCTGGCGGTAACTACCCGTCGCGGAGATATATTTATGGTCGAAAATCCAACCGGTCAGCATCCGTTTTTCCGCAAGTTTGCTTCGGGTTTGCACGAGGTGTTAGGTGCGGCCTGGAAAGATGGTGCGTTGTACGTTGTTCAGCGCGGCGAATTGACCAAGCTGGTTGATACCAATATGGATGGTAAGGCCGATGTTTTTGAAACTATTTATGCATGGCCATTATCTGGTAACTATCATGAGTATAGCTTCGGGCCTAAAATAGCGCCCGATGGCTCATTCTTTGTGACTTTAAACCTTGGCTTCCCGCCCGATTGGTGGCACCCGAAAAGCTTTGTGCCTTACCGGGGCTGGGCTTTAAATATTAAGGAAGATGGCACTGTTACGCCATGGGCGGCAGGCTTGCGTTCGCCTTGCGGTATCAGCATGATTGATGGCGAACTTTGGTATTCAGATAACCAGGGCGACTGGGTTGGTTCAGGTAGTATCATGCCGATCAAAAAAGGAGCTTTTATGGGGCATCCTTCAAGCCTGGTTTGGACGGGTTTGCCTAACTCGCCGCTAAAACTCACTTCCGAGCAATTCTTTGCCAAAAACAACCCGAGGATAGAATTTGATAAAAACGGCCAACCAGTAAAGCCGCAGGATATTGTTAATGAAAAATTTAAAACGGAGTTTGAGGCTAAAAAGGAAATCCCTGAATTACAACTGCCCGCGGTTTGGTTACCGCATGGGATCTTAGGAATCTCCAACTCCGAAATTGTTAAAATCCCGGAAGGCGCATTCGGCCCTTTTGCCGGGCAATTACTGATCTGCGACCAGGGCCAAAGTATGGTCGACAGGGTGTTTTTAGAGAAGGTTAACGGCGAATACCAAGGCGCGGCCTGGGCTTTTAGAAGCGGTTTCCAATCGGGCATAGTAAGGCTGGCCTGGTTACCTGATGGTTCATTGGCTGCAGGCGAAACCAACCGTGGCTGGGGATCTGCCGGGGAGGCCACTATGGGCTTGCAGCGATTGGTATGGAACAACAAAGTTCCGTTTGAGATGCGTGCTATCCGTGCAATGCCCGATGGTTTTGAGATAGAGTTTACAAAGCCGGTTGATAAGAAAGTAGCTGAGGATATAGCTTCATATTCTGTAGAAAGCTATATCTATAAATACCATGGCGTATATGGCAGCCCGCCGGTAAATACCGAGAAATGCCCGATAGCAGGTGTGAAGGTATCTGCAGATGGTTTAAAAGCGCGATTGATTGTGAATAACCTGCGTAAATATTATATCCACACCATTACGCTTGCAGGTATCCGCGATAAGGAAAACTATTTTAATTTAGTTCACCCAACGGCTTATTATACGTTGAATAATATCCCCGAAGGGCAAAAACTTTCCATGACGGAGGTAAGTACGATAAACTCCGCCAAAGCTGCAGCCGCGGCCGATCTGAAAAAAGGCGTTGCCGGTAAAAAAGCTGCGACAGTAAAATCTGTAGTTGGGTTAAACGCGGTTCCTACTTATGCCGAGGTACAGCCGATCCTGCTGAAAAATACCTGTCTTTCGTGCCATAACGCTACAAAAAGACAGGTTGGCCCGGCATATGTTGACGTTGCTAAGCGGAAATACAGCGTAGCTGAGCTTATCCAGTTGATCCATAGCCCTAAGCCTGAGCACTGGCCCGATTATTCAACACCTATGCCTCCGATGCCGCAGGTTCCTAAGGAAGATGCCCGTAAGATAGCTTTATGGATCAAATCGCTCGCTAAATAA
- a CDS encoding MFS transporter, which yields MESTSSTTIIPEPKKLVQQTVYSILFTISLAHFINDMLQSVIPSIYPLIKQRFSLNFTQIGLITFTYQITASILQPFVGLYTDKKPKPYSLAIGMGFTLSGLMLASFAGNFYIMLMAVSLIGIGSSIFHPESSRVAHLASGGKKGLAQSIFQLGGNAGSAIGPLLAALIVIPYGQSNVIWFCLIAFTGILVLLRIAKWYAERLSFNAKNKNAKETVQLNISKRRVIFSLGILLVLIFSKYFYLASITSYYTFFLINKFHLSIQQSQIYLFMFLGSVAAGTLFGGPLGDRFGRKYIIWISILGVAPFTMLLPYVSLFWTGVLSVFIGLILSSAFSAILVYATELVPGKVGLIAGLFFGLAFGMGGLGSAVLGKVADMTSINYVFKICAYLPLIGIFTGLLPNIEGKKMVKG from the coding sequence ATGGAATCTACATCATCAACAACTATCATCCCCGAACCTAAAAAATTGGTTCAGCAAACAGTGTATTCAATTTTGTTTACGATAAGCCTTGCACACTTTATCAATGATATGCTCCAGTCGGTTATACCGTCTATCTATCCGCTTATCAAGCAACGGTTTAGTCTTAACTTTACCCAAATAGGGCTAATCACCTTCACCTATCAAATTACCGCTTCTATTTTGCAGCCATTTGTAGGCCTTTATACCGATAAAAAACCCAAACCATATTCATTGGCAATTGGCATGGGTTTCACTCTATCCGGACTGATGCTTGCCTCTTTTGCCGGCAACTTTTATATTATGCTGATGGCCGTAAGCCTTATTGGTATTGGCTCATCCATATTTCACCCGGAGTCATCGCGGGTAGCACATTTAGCATCGGGAGGTAAAAAAGGACTGGCCCAATCTATTTTTCAGCTGGGTGGTAATGCTGGCAGTGCTATTGGCCCGCTGCTTGCAGCTCTTATCGTGATCCCTTACGGACAATCAAACGTGATCTGGTTTTGCCTTATCGCTTTCACCGGGATTTTGGTACTGTTGCGGATTGCCAAATGGTATGCCGAACGCCTCAGTTTTAATGCAAAAAACAAAAATGCTAAAGAAACCGTTCAGTTGAATATCTCCAAAAGGAGGGTAATATTCTCCCTGGGTATTTTGCTGGTGCTTATATTCTCCAAATATTTTTACCTGGCCAGCATCACCAGCTATTATACTTTCTTCCTGATCAATAAGTTTCACTTAAGCATTCAGCAATCACAAATTTATCTGTTCATGTTTTTAGGTTCGGTAGCTGCCGGAACGCTTTTCGGAGGACCATTGGGCGATCGTTTTGGCCGTAAGTACATCATCTGGATTTCAATATTAGGCGTAGCGCCCTTTACCATGCTCCTACCCTACGTGTCATTGTTTTGGACCGGCGTTTTATCTGTATTTATCGGGCTAATCCTTTCATCAGCATTTTCGGCCATCTTAGTTTACGCAACTGAGTTGGTACCAGGAAAAGTCGGACTGATAGCGGGTTTATTCTTCGGCCTTGCCTTTGGAATGGGCGGTTTAGGCTCCGCAGTGTTGGGTAAAGTTGCAGATATGACCAGTATCAACTATGTATTTAAGATCTGCGCTTATTTGCCGCTGATAGGTATTTTCACTGGTTTATTGCCCAATATTGAAGGAAAGAAGATGGTGAAAGGCTAA
- a CDS encoding 3-keto-disaccharide hydrolase, translating to MKRKLIFTALLAGSSLVTFAQQNAKPEDTEIWSPVPAVVTPGKTLGDAPSDAIILFDGKNLDEWVATNDSTSSHKWKVDDKIITVDKTAGDIQTKRKFMDFQLHIEYRIPSNITGSGQARGNSGIFLAALPWGAGGYELQVLDNYNNKTYVNGQVGSLYKQAIPLANACRKPGEWQTYDVIWTAPRFNEDGSLKSAARVTAFHNGVLVQSNTSLIGDTPYIGKPEYRKHGASPIKLQAHGDKSEPISYRNIWVREL from the coding sequence ATGAAACGCAAACTTATTTTCACTGCTTTATTAGCAGGTAGTTCATTAGTAACATTCGCGCAGCAAAATGCCAAGCCGGAGGATACCGAGATCTGGTCGCCGGTGCCGGCTGTAGTTACCCCGGGCAAAACTTTGGGAGATGCACCTTCTGATGCTATCATTTTGTTTGATGGCAAAAACCTCGATGAATGGGTAGCCACCAACGACAGTACATCAAGTCATAAATGGAAGGTGGATGATAAAATTATTACGGTAGATAAAACGGCAGGCGATATCCAAACTAAACGTAAATTCATGGATTTTCAGTTGCATATAGAATATCGCATTCCATCAAACATAACCGGCAGTGGGCAAGCTCGTGGTAATAGTGGTATTTTCCTGGCAGCCTTGCCATGGGGAGCCGGTGGTTACGAGTTACAGGTGCTTGATAACTATAACAATAAAACCTATGTGAACGGGCAGGTGGGCAGCTTGTATAAGCAGGCTATTCCACTGGCTAACGCCTGCCGTAAACCTGGCGAGTGGCAAACCTATGACGTGATCTGGACAGCACCCCGTTTTAACGAAGATGGTTCACTGAAATCAGCGGCTCGCGTAACGGCATTTCATAATGGTGTGCTGGTTCAAAGCAATACATCGCTGATAGGGGATACACCTTATATAGGCAAGCCCGAATATCGTAAACATGGCGCTTCACCAATTAAATTGCAGGCCCATGGTGATAAAAGTGAACCGATTAGTTATAGGAATATCTGGGTAAGGGAATTATAA
- a CDS encoding FadR/GntR family transcriptional regulator produces the protein MSKIIKKSLAEEIAGKLKEQIAGGRYQINDKLPTEPELMAEFGVGRSSIREATKSLVQSGLLRIQQGAGTFVERTTANPEPMEARIKRARSQDLDEVRQLLEMKIAEKAAINRSQKDIFTMKSHLETRKRTAEAGLLEECIDADVKFHIAIAEASKNEILSDLYKTAAVHLKNWFTEIHPDTRTFIETQHLHEKLLKNILDCDSKQAWNTAMEIHQY, from the coding sequence ATGAGCAAAATTATTAAAAAATCGCTGGCTGAGGAGATTGCCGGGAAACTGAAAGAGCAGATAGCCGGGGGCAGGTATCAAATCAATGATAAACTCCCTACCGAACCAGAGCTCATGGCCGAGTTTGGCGTTGGCCGCTCAAGCATTCGCGAGGCAACCAAAAGCCTGGTACAATCGGGTCTGCTCAGGATTCAGCAGGGTGCCGGAACTTTTGTAGAGCGCACTACTGCTAATCCGGAGCCAATGGAGGCCCGTATTAAACGCGCCCGATCACAAGATCTTGACGAGGTAAGGCAGTTACTGGAGATGAAAATAGCGGAAAAAGCCGCTATAAACCGCTCACAGAAGGATATTTTTACCATGAAAAGCCATTTGGAAACCCGGAAAAGAACTGCCGAAGCCGGGCTGCTGGAAGAATGTATTGATGCCGATGTTAAATTTCATATTGCTATCGCGGAAGCATCAAAAAATGAGATCCTGAGCGATTTATATAAAACGGCGGCAGTACACCTAAAAAACTGGTTCACTGAAATCCACCCCGATACGCGCACTTTTATCGAAACCCAGCACCTTCATGAAAAGCTCCTGAAAAACATTCTCGATTGCGATTCGAAACAGGCCTGGAATACAGCTATGGAGATTCATCAATATTAA
- a CDS encoding IS4 family transposase, with protein MGQPNLTGLFRRLKAELFDHGFLDTLAKNTGVIKRLRKISGSDLLDTLLFDSNQSFNGMSMQLMLRHSLNISKQALHQKYNEGLTEFIKGALERLLAIELPCREIQGLEINIKDSTRFALPEAMADVYPGTKGCGIKAGAALQFEFGIKSGSCDIRLTPGNCNDQKESHLDQQMIRPGVLYMRDLGYSHIAYMSNIIEKKAFFVNKLSPKTSIHILRNEVYQELDLTALQKSGKAFDGLVYIGKDKLPVRMIIEPVSDEIKNNRISHTDKYNKKKGHQTTALFKLRAGFNFIVTNLDSTYSAELIRKLYHLRWQIELVFKGWKSSLKIHQMPKGNTHRITCALYSKLLWAMLSWKITMSIGKIGEVSILKVHSFIASGMQELRLQLWGLSSKWLDMLEQLPFYKLLKEQKKGRLKTEEIVIII; from the coding sequence ATCGGCCAACCAAACCTGACAGGGTTATTTAGACGCTTAAAAGCGGAATTATTTGACCATGGATTTCTTGATACCCTTGCTAAAAACACGGGAGTGATCAAACGTTTAAGGAAGATAAGCGGATCAGATCTTCTGGATACGCTGCTATTTGACAGCAATCAATCATTTAATGGCATGAGTATGCAGCTGATGTTAAGGCATTCACTTAATATATCAAAACAGGCCCTGCATCAAAAGTATAATGAAGGGCTGACGGAGTTTATCAAAGGGGCTCTGGAGCGACTTTTAGCGATAGAATTGCCTTGTAGAGAGATACAAGGGCTTGAGATCAACATCAAAGATTCCACACGTTTTGCCTTACCGGAGGCAATGGCGGATGTTTATCCGGGGACAAAAGGCTGCGGGATAAAAGCTGGCGCGGCCCTGCAGTTTGAGTTTGGGATCAAAAGTGGAAGTTGTGATATCAGGCTAACACCGGGCAATTGCAATGACCAGAAAGAAAGCCACCTCGATCAGCAGATGATTCGACCGGGTGTATTATACATGAGAGACCTGGGTTATAGCCATATTGCTTATATGAGCAACATTATCGAAAAGAAGGCATTCTTTGTCAATAAGTTAAGCCCCAAAACATCGATACACATTCTGCGTAATGAAGTATACCAGGAGCTGGACCTGACCGCTTTACAAAAATCAGGAAAAGCATTTGACGGTTTAGTTTATATTGGAAAAGACAAGCTACCTGTCCGGATGATTATTGAACCGGTAAGTGATGAAATAAAAAACAACCGGATAAGCCATACCGATAAATACAACAAAAAGAAAGGCCATCAGACAACAGCGCTTTTCAAGCTCAGAGCAGGCTTTAATTTCATTGTAACCAACCTGGATAGCACTTACAGTGCCGAACTGATCCGGAAACTCTATCATCTCCGCTGGCAGATCGAGTTGGTGTTCAAAGGCTGGAAATCATCGTTGAAGATCCATCAGATGCCTAAAGGAAATACCCACCGTATCACCTGTGCACTTTACAGCAAACTATTATGGGCTATGTTAAGCTGGAAGATAACAATGTCAATCGGTAAGATCGGCGAGGTAAGTATCCTCAAGGTACACAGTTTTATAGCATCAGGTATGCAGGAGCTAAGGCTGCAATTGTGGGGATTAAGCAGTAAGTGGCTGGATATGCTCGAACAGCTTCCGTTTTACAAACTGCTTAAAGAGCAGAAAAAAGGACGGCTCAAAACAGAGGAAATTGTAATAATTATTTGA
- a CDS encoding FecR family protein — MNQKEIKRLLHKFNAGKCTDDELLLLQQLMHNLDTDVKAGDKIKALKQPLWERIEKQTIGKGKVRRLNTVWLKVAAAVLVAVCAGLFYSKLATHKNEPIAYQVLTAPKGSMKQVMLPDSTTVQLNAGTTLKFPVSFGDAKREVTLINGEAFFDVKHDVKRPFMVHTAKVTTQVLGTSFNIKFYKELRDLQVYVNSGKVEVHDQHHTLGFYTPRQQLTYNKQHESFTRQELMADHALSWMHDELILDNVSFKEITVYLQNRYNVNFKYGEKRLAQQHYSVRFSNKLSIKQVLDILQFIDGRKYKLNGDMVIIK; from the coding sequence GTGAACCAAAAAGAAATAAAAAGACTACTCCATAAGTTTAACGCTGGTAAATGCACCGACGACGAACTACTGCTTTTACAGCAATTAATGCACAACCTCGATACGGATGTCAAAGCCGGTGATAAGATTAAAGCCCTTAAGCAACCGCTTTGGGAACGTATAGAAAAGCAAACCATAGGTAAAGGAAAAGTACGCAGGTTAAATACTGTCTGGTTAAAAGTTGCTGCAGCTGTGTTGGTTGCTGTATGTGCCGGACTGTTCTATTCAAAATTGGCTACCCATAAAAATGAGCCAATTGCTTACCAGGTACTCACTGCCCCTAAAGGTAGTATGAAACAGGTAATGCTGCCTGATAGTACCACAGTTCAGTTAAACGCAGGTACTACGTTAAAGTTCCCGGTTAGTTTCGGCGATGCGAAAAGGGAAGTAACGCTGATAAATGGCGAGGCCTTTTTTGATGTGAAACATGATGTTAAAAGGCCGTTCATGGTGCATACTGCAAAAGTTACCACCCAGGTATTAGGAACATCGTTCAATATTAAATTTTATAAGGAGCTGCGCGATCTGCAGGTTTATGTGAACAGTGGTAAGGTTGAGGTGCATGATCAACACCATACGTTAGGATTTTATACCCCGCGGCAGCAACTAACCTACAATAAACAGCATGAAAGTTTTACACGCCAGGAACTAATGGCCGATCATGCGCTGAGCTGGATGCACGATGAGTTAATACTGGATAATGTGTCATTTAAGGAGATCACCGTTTATCTGCAAAACCGGTATAACGTGAATTTTAAATACGGTGAGAAACGGCTGGCACAGCAACACTATTCGGTAAGGTTTTCAAATAAGCTGAGTATTAAGCAAGTGTTGGATATACTTCAGTTTATTGACGGCCGAAAGTATAAATTAAACGGAGATATGGTAATTATTAAATAA